In Pseudomonas nunensis, a single window of DNA contains:
- a CDS encoding DNA translocase FtsK, with product MKKSTAAPKPAVVPLWRQHLHYRLKEGALIAIGALCLFLMMALLTYGKDDPGWSHNSKIDDVQNFGGPVGSYSADILFMVLGYFAYIFPLLLAVKIYQIFRQRHEPWQWSGWLFSWRLIGLVFLVLSGAALAHIHFHAATGLPAGAGGALGESLGDLARNALNIQGSTLLFIALFLFGLTVFTDLSWFKVMDLTGKITLDLFELFQGAANRWWAARVERKQLVAQLREVDDRVHDVVAPTVTDKREQAKVKERLIEREQALSKHMSDREKQVPPVIAPAPSKPAAPSKRVEKEKQAPLFVDSAVEGTLPPISILDPAEKKQLNYSPESLAAVGHLLEIKLKEFGVEVTVDSIHPGPVITRYEIQPAAGVKVSRISNLAKDLARSLAVTSVRVVEVIPGKTTVGIEIPNEDRQIVRFSEVLSSPEYDNFKSPVTLALGHDIGGKPVITDLAKMPHLLVAGTTGSGKSVGVNAMILSILFKSGPEDAKLIMIDPKMLELSIYEGIPHLLCPVVTDMKDAANALRWSVAEMERRYKLMAKMGVRNLSGFNQKVKDAEEAGTPLSDPLYKRESIHDEAPLLHKLPTIVVVVDEFADMMMIVGKKVEELIARIAQKARAAGIHLILATQRPSVDVITGLIKANIPTRMAFQVSSKIDSRTIIDQGGAEQLLGHGDMLYMPPGTSLPIRVHGAFVSDDEVHRVVEAWKLRGAPEYNDEILAGVEEPGSGFEGGSGGDEDSESDALYDEAVQFVLESRRASISAVQRKLKIGYNRAARMIEAMEMAGVVTSMNTNGSREVLAPGPVRD from the coding sequence TTGAAGAAATCCACCGCAGCACCTAAACCAGCCGTCGTTCCGCTCTGGCGCCAGCATTTGCACTACCGACTCAAGGAAGGTGCATTGATCGCCATCGGCGCCTTGTGCCTGTTCCTGATGATGGCCTTGCTGACCTATGGCAAGGACGATCCGGGCTGGAGCCATAACAGCAAGATCGACGACGTGCAGAACTTCGGCGGTCCGGTGGGCTCCTACAGCGCCGATATCCTGTTCATGGTGCTGGGTTACTTCGCCTACATCTTCCCGCTGCTGCTGGCGGTCAAAATCTACCAGATCTTCCGTCAGCGCCACGAACCGTGGCAGTGGAGCGGCTGGCTGTTCTCCTGGCGCCTGATCGGCCTGGTGTTCCTGGTGTTGTCGGGCGCGGCGCTGGCGCATATCCATTTTCATGCGGCGACCGGTCTGCCGGCCGGTGCAGGTGGCGCGTTGGGCGAAAGCCTTGGCGACCTGGCCCGCAACGCCTTGAACATCCAGGGCAGCACGCTGTTGTTCATCGCCCTGTTCCTGTTTGGCCTGACGGTGTTCACTGACCTGTCGTGGTTCAAGGTGATGGACCTTACCGGCAAGATCACCCTCGACCTGTTCGAACTGTTCCAGGGCGCAGCCAATCGCTGGTGGGCCGCCCGTGTCGAACGCAAGCAATTGGTCGCCCAGTTGCGTGAAGTCGACGACCGCGTCCACGACGTTGTGGCGCCGACCGTCACCGACAAACGCGAGCAAGCCAAGGTCAAGGAACGCCTGATCGAACGCGAACAAGCCCTGAGCAAGCACATGTCGGACCGCGAGAAGCAGGTTCCGCCCGTGATTGCCCCAGCGCCGTCCAAACCGGCCGCGCCGAGCAAGCGCGTGGAGAAAGAGAAGCAGGCGCCGTTGTTCGTCGACAGCGCCGTGGAAGGTACCTTGCCGCCGATCTCGATTCTCGACCCGGCAGAAAAGAAACAACTCAATTACTCGCCCGAATCCCTGGCTGCGGTTGGCCACTTGCTGGAAATCAAGCTCAAGGAATTCGGCGTCGAAGTCACCGTGGATTCGATTCACCCCGGCCCGGTAATTACCCGTTACGAAATCCAGCCGGCCGCAGGCGTCAAGGTCAGCCGCATTTCCAACCTGGCGAAAGACCTGGCGCGTTCCCTGGCCGTGACCAGCGTGCGGGTGGTGGAAGTGATTCCGGGCAAGACCACCGTCGGTATCGAGATCCCTAACGAAGATCGGCAGATCGTGCGCTTCTCCGAAGTGCTGTCATCGCCCGAGTACGACAACTTCAAATCGCCGGTCACCCTGGCCCTGGGCCACGACATCGGTGGCAAGCCGGTCATCACCGATCTGGCGAAAATGCCCCACTTGCTGGTGGCCGGTACGACCGGTTCCGGTAAGTCGGTGGGTGTGAACGCGATGATCCTGTCGATCCTGTTCAAGTCCGGCCCGGAAGACGCCAAGCTGATCATGATCGACCCGAAAATGCTTGAGCTGTCGATCTACGAAGGCATTCCGCACTTACTCTGCCCGGTGGTCACCGACATGAAGGACGCGGCCAATGCCCTGCGCTGGAGCGTGGCGGAGATGGAGCGTCGCTACAAACTGATGGCGAAGATGGGCGTGCGTAACCTGTCGGGCTTCAACCAGAAGGTCAAGGATGCGGAGGAGGCGGGTACGCCGCTGTCCGATCCGCTGTACAAGCGCGAAAGCATCCACGACGAAGCACCGCTGCTGCACAAACTGCCGACCATCGTGGTGGTCGTCGACGAATTCGCCGACATGATGATGATCGTCGGCAAGAAGGTTGAAGAACTGATCGCGCGTATCGCCCAGAAGGCCCGTGCGGCCGGTATCCACTTGATCCTCGCGACCCAGCGTCCGTCGGTTGACGTGATCACCGGTCTGATCAAGGCCAACATTCCGACGCGCATGGCGTTCCAGGTATCGAGCAAGATCGACTCCCGGACCATCATCGACCAGGGTGGCGCCGAACAACTGCTGGGCCACGGTGACATGCTCTACATGCCGCCGGGCACCAGTCTGCCGATCCGGGTCCACGGCGCGTTCGTATCCGATGACGAAGTTCACCGGGTGGTTGAAGCCTGGAAGCTGCGCGGAGCACCGGAATACAACGACGAGATCCTGGCCGGTGTCGAAGAGCCGGGTAGCGGCTTTGAAGGCGGTAGCGGCGGCGATGAAGACAGTGAATCCGACGCGCTCTACGACGAAGCCGTGCAGTTCGTGCTGGAAAGCCGTCGCGCTTCCATCTCGGCGGTTCAGCGCAAGCTGAAAATCGGCTACAACCGCGCCGCACGCATGATCGAAGCCATGGAAATGGCCGGGGTCGTGACGTCCATGAATACCAACGGTTCGCGCGAAGTCCTGGCCCCTGGCCCGGTGCGCGACTGA
- the lolA gene encoding outer membrane lipoprotein chaperone LolA, giving the protein MRLIRMLLLPVLALTTLSAHADDKDVARLTQLLETSKTLTARFSQLTLDGSGTQLQETAGDMSLQRPGLFYWHTNAPAEQTMVSDGKKVTLWDPDLEQVTIKTLDLRLTQTPALLLSGDVSKISQSFDISAKEAGGVIDFTLKPKTKDTLFDSLRLSFRNGLVNDMQLIDSVGQRTNILFTGVKANEPIPASKFKFDIPKGADVIQE; this is encoded by the coding sequence ATGCGTCTTATCCGCATGCTGTTGCTGCCGGTACTGGCTTTGACCACACTCTCGGCCCACGCCGATGACAAGGACGTGGCGCGCCTGACCCAATTGCTGGAAACATCCAAGACCCTGACCGCGCGTTTCTCGCAGCTGACACTGGATGGCAGCGGCACCCAATTGCAGGAAACCGCTGGCGACATGTCGCTGCAGCGTCCGGGCCTGTTCTACTGGCACACCAATGCGCCGGCTGAACAAACCATGGTGTCCGACGGCAAGAAAGTCACCCTGTGGGACCCGGACCTGGAACAGGTCACCATCAAGACCCTCGACCTGCGACTGACCCAGACCCCGGCCTTGCTGCTGTCCGGTGACGTGTCCAAGATCAGCCAGAGCTTCGACATCAGCGCCAAGGAAGCCGGCGGCGTGATCGACTTCACCTTGAAGCCAAAAACCAAGGACACCCTGTTCGACAGCCTGCGCCTGTCGTTCCGCAATGGCCTGGTCAATGACATGCAGTTGATCGACAGCGTCGGTCAGCGCACCAATATCCTGTTCACCGGCGTGAAGGCCAACGAGCCGATCCCGGCGTCCAAGTTCAAATTCGACATCCCCAAGGGTGCGGACGTGATCCAGGAATAA